A window of Amblyraja radiata isolate CabotCenter1 chromosome 25, sAmbRad1.1.pri, whole genome shotgun sequence contains these coding sequences:
- the drg1 gene encoding developmentally-regulated GTP-binding protein 1, translated as MSIPLKISEIEAEMARTQKNKATAHHLGLLKARLAKLRRELITPKGGGGGGPGEGFDVAKTGDARIGFVGFPSVGKSTLLSNLAGVYSEVAAYEFTTLTTVPGVIRYKGAKIQLLDLPGIIEGAKDGKGRGRQVIAVARTCNLILIILDVLKPLVHKKIIENEVEGFGIRLNKQPPNIGFRKKDKGGINLTSTCGQSELDMETVKSILAEYKIHNADITLRGDSTADDLIDVVEGNRVYMPCIYVLNKIDQISLEELDVIYKIPHCVPISAHHRWNFDDLLERLWDYLQLVRIYTKPKGQLPDYTSPVVLPHRKTAVEDFCMKIHKNLIKEFKYALVWGASVKYNPQKVGKDHVMEDEDVIQIVKK; from the exons ATGGCCAGGACACAGAAAAACAAAGCAACGGCTCACCACTTGGGACTGTTGAAAGCCCGTCTGGCCAAACTACGCCGAGAACTTATCACTCCcaaaggaggaggtggaggaggacccGGTGAAG GGTTTGATGTTGCCAAGACTGGGGATGCCCGGATTGGGTTTGTGGGTTTCCCTTCTGTTGGAAAATCTACATTACTAAGTAATCTGGCAGGAGTGTATTCTGAAGTTGCGGCCTATGAGTTTACTACTTTGACCACGGTACCAGGGGTGATTCGCTATAAAGGAGCCAAGATACAG CTGCTTGATCTTCCAGGTATCATTGAGGGAGCCAAAGATGGCAAAGGCCGTGGGCGACAGGTTATTGCTG TGGCTCGGACCTGTAACCTAATCCTGATCATACTCGATGTGCTGAAGCCTCTGGTACACAAGAAGATAATTGAGAATGAAGTAGAAGGCTTTGGAATCCGGCTTAACAAGCAGCCTCCGAACATCGGGTTCAGGAAGAAGGATAAGGGAGGCATTAATCTGACATCTACG TGTGGACAGTCTGAACTGGACATGGAAACTGTGAAAAGTATCCTCGCTGAATATAAAATCCACAATGCTGACATCACATTACGAGGCGATTCAACAGCGGATGACCTGATTGATGTGGTTGAAGGTAATCG GGTGTACATGCCATGCATTTATGTTCTGAACAAAATAGATCAGATCTCTTTGGAGGAACTGGATGTAATTTATAAAATACCACACTGCGTACCAATTTCTGCACATCACCGTTGGAACTTTGATGATCTCCTGGAAAGGTTGTGGGACTACTTGCAACTCGTTCGCAT TTACACAAAACCCAAGGGGCAGTTACCTGATTACACTTCCCCTGTTGTGCTACCACATAGGAAAACTGCAGTTGAGGATTTCTGCATGAAAATTCATAAAAATCTAATTAAGGAATTCAAATA TGCTTTGGTGTGGGGCGCCTCTGTGAAATACAATCCTCAGAAAGTTGGCAAGGACCATGTGATGGAAGACGAGGATGTAATTCAGATAGTCAAGAAGTAA